In Thauera aromatica K172, one DNA window encodes the following:
- a CDS encoding Crp/Fnr family transcriptional regulator, translating into MDRSLAPCGQAAHGVLSGTPSSSLSSPELERLCRLLSQAPLFNGLGFADIARFARGVREVKAGKGDILFHRGAPCTGFHLILNGQIKLAFTSAEGNEKVVDILRPGQSFGEAVMFMDRPYVVMAQALTDSTLLHIGKQIFFEEMAGDPSFCRKIIAGLAQRLHHLMGDVESYSLRSGRERIIGYLLREEEIAGDSLAGGRVSIRLPTSKGTIASRLNLTQEHFSRILHELTDAGLIEVEGRTIHIADIGRLRRSLG; encoded by the coding sequence ATGGATCGCAGCCTCGCGCCCTGCGGCCAGGCGGCGCACGGCGTGCTCTCTGGCACTCCCTCTTCTTCGCTGTCCTCTCCCGAACTCGAACGCCTGTGCCGCCTGCTGTCCCAGGCGCCGCTGTTCAACGGCCTCGGCTTCGCGGACATCGCCCGCTTCGCCCGCGGTGTCCGCGAAGTCAAGGCCGGAAAGGGCGACATCCTGTTCCACCGCGGCGCCCCCTGCACCGGCTTCCATCTGATCCTGAACGGCCAGATCAAGCTCGCGTTCACCTCTGCGGAAGGCAACGAAAAGGTCGTCGACATCCTGCGCCCGGGGCAAAGCTTCGGTGAAGCGGTGATGTTCATGGACCGCCCCTATGTGGTGATGGCCCAGGCCCTGACCGATTCCACCCTGCTCCACATCGGCAAGCAGATCTTCTTCGAGGAGATGGCCGGCGATCCGTCGTTCTGCCGCAAGATCATCGCCGGCCTCGCTCAGCGCCTGCATCACCTGATGGGCGACGTCGAAAGCTACTCCCTGCGCTCCGGACGGGAGCGCATCATCGGCTATCTGCTGCGCGAGGAAGAGATCGCAGGCGACAGCCTCGCCGGCGGGCGCGTTTCGATCCGCTTGCCGACCAGCAAGGGCACGATCGCCTCGCGGCTGAACCTGACCCAGGAGCACTTTTCCCGCATCCTGCACGAGCTCACCGACGCCGGCCTGATCGAGGTCGAAGGGCGCACCATC